The genomic DNA tttcacatttgtttccaaacactaccaacttttgatttttcttatcttttttataatctataaatttaatcactcttACAAAAATATAATCTTTTGCAAACATTCCCTTCGTTCTTTAAGAAATTCGGtctttattaaaaataattcatTTATATCGGTTCATTCAATCTGATTTCTATTATTCCTATAAAACATTGATCCAAAAAATTGGTTAttcttaaataaaatttaatatcttATATCGGGCCATAACTTCAATTGATTTTGGGATAAGACACatttcttttctttcctctTTTTTGGCTTCATTTACAAAATATTAGCTGTTggtgttgaatttgttaaaaaCTTCTATTTCTTGAAATCTGGTTAAAAAGTGTTTGactgagcttataagctctacaAAACAACTTAGCTGTTTCGAAGCATATAAGCTCTTAAATTTTGTTTAGTAAAATTTTTTCCAAACATCTTATAAGCggtcaaaataagttgtttaacagcttaaaagctgttttttaaaattaaaagtgatcttaatttttttgaaaaaaatcttatttttacattctatttttgcaaaatatccttgaatattttcataaatcttcACCATATCCTCCACCccttaaatattaaatattattttaaaattttttccaaatcacataaatttttttgaattaaaaaagtaaaatatttttattttttaaatatagttTTATTATAAAACTATTTTCATAAATGTATAACTCGAAATATTATCTTAATAGAATTgtatttttttggtaatttcgacaataaaaagatcttataataacaAACATTTCAAcatctttaattttttaaaaataattttaccaAAACACTTTgaaaacttatttttaaaatatgttcTAACAAATTATAAGTtcataaaacaaattttaaactataaaagcttataagctctttttaataaggTTAGCCAAACACTATATTTTTCTTATGTTTTAGATTCTTTTATGGGATTCTGGTTATTTAAGTTCCGTTTggacatatatattatattttaaatttttttattattttataagtgaaaaaaactTAAACCATGTTTGGATaagatttttgtaaattttgtttggaaaatattttttaaaaaatgttttccAAGTAGCTTTTGAAGTTGTTCACCACATGAAGAGGCTAACTAGAGGAAACAAGGGAACTGCTGCTCTTAAAGTAGATATCTCTAAAGCATATGACCGCGTTGATTGGGGATATCTCTTAAACATCCTCGCAAAACTTGGTTTCGCCCCAAAATGAGTCCAGTACATGAAGCTCCGTGTTACAACAGTCAAATATGCCTTTTTAGTGAACGACCAAAGCGTTGGACCCTTGAATCCAGAACGAGGACTTCGACAAGGAGACCCTTTATCGCCATACCTGTTTATCTTATGCACCGAAGGCCTGACAACATTGCTAAGGAAAGCCGAGGAATCTGGGCAGTTGCACGGTACTAAGGTTTGTCGGGGGGCTCCCGCAATTAGCCACCTATTCTTTGCTGATGACAGTATGTTTTTATTTCGAACCAATGCGTTTGAGGGGCAGAATCGCCAGGTATGAACAATTTTCGGGTCAGGCAATAAACTTCCAAAAATCTGGTATAATGTTTAGCAACAATGTCCCGCACGATGATAGGGGGCTATTTCTTCAATTATGGGTGTTTCTAATGCACTGGACATGGGAAGGTACCTCGGTCTCCCTTACTTAATAGGGAGaaacaaaaaacaaatattCTCTTATCTGAAGGATCAAGTCTGGGCAAGAGTTCAAGCTTGGAGAAAAAAAACCTTTGTCGAAGGCAGGATGTGAGATATTGATCAAATCAGTGGCCTAATCGATCCCGACTTTCTGTATGTCAACCTTCCTCCTACCCCCATCCTTGGCAGATgaattacaaaaaaaatgatCAAATATTTTTGGTGGGGCCGTAAATGCAACTCTAGTAGAGGATTGAATTGGTTTAGTTGGAAGAAATTGTGTATCCGAAAGGAGTTTGGAGGGCTGGTATTTAGAGACTTCTATGGCTTCAATTTGGCAATGCTTGGGAAACAAGGATGGAAACTTATCAATGACCCTAATGCTACAATTTGTCGTATCTACAAAGCTAAATACTATCCTACAGGGGATTTTCTAAATGCCAATCAAGGGAATAATCCAAGCTTTGCTTGGAGTAGCATTTTGGCTTCTCAAGTATTGATAAGGGGTTATAGATGGCGAATTGGGGATGGAAGCACAATCAACATCTGGAAAGAACCATGGCTCCGAGACCATACAAATTTCTATGTGAGCCTACCCATGATACCCGATTTACATGACTGGTTTGTGAAAGATCTGATGATTCCTGGGTCACGAGAATGGGATCACGATCTCATCGGCTCTATCTTTGGTGAAAGGGATGTCCAAAGAATTACTAAAATTCCTCTCTGACTAAGCCAACACTATGATAAAATGATATAACACTTTATTAACAATGGAACCTATACAATAAAAACAGGATACCATTTGGTGATGAGTCTCGATGCAAATGCTGAAGCACACAAGGTCAATGGGAACTGGAAGGCAGTTTGGAAGCTCAAAGTTCCACCAAAAATTAAACATTTTGTTTGGCGGGCTGGTAGAAACTGTCTCCCTAACCGTACTAATCTCCAGCAAAGGGGTATCCGAGTCTTTAGTGTGTGCGTGGtttttgttatggattatgccggtgcgaacatgacgataataataattgcggaataaaacaatcaacaagaacaccaaagatttacgtggttcacccaatataggctacgtccacggagctgctgcaatatttataaccggagaaatattacaagtgtatacaaaacactatatctcaccacacccagaccccgagtattaccgagaaataatTCTCTGACTCACAAGAGATCTCCGAAAAAAaaactctctttttttttctctctttttattttcttctctctttgttAATACAAAAGAAGAGGAGAATGGGATGATAAACTGAAATCGGGgaagcctatttataggcattcGAATACGCGTGAATTAAATGCATTGCATTTAATCACGCCTCTCCACTCACCAACCCCCAACCACCATCTGACAACTAACAAttctcccacttgaagacttgatATCAATCATGGTTTCACACAGTCAATGTAGCAGCTCATGCCTCCACTTTTATACTTGCAGTTTCAACTGAAGTTGAACATAACTTCAGTTTGTTAGTGGTCACTAcctttgtgaacatatcagctGGATTTTTGCTTTCAGAAATCTTCTCAAGCATCAAGATTCCATCCTCCAAAACCGATCTGATGAAATGGTACCGTATCCGTATATGCTTCGTCCTAGCATGATaaacaggattctttgccaaatgaatagcactctgactgtcacagtATAATGTGCTATTCTCAAGCTTCTGACCCAACTCCTCAAGGAATGATCTCAACCATATCATCTCCTTGCTAGCTTCTGTCACTGCAACATACTCAGCTTCAGTAGTCGAAAGTGCAACAATCTTTTGCAACTTGGATACCCAACTTACTGCCGTACCACCtaatgtgaacacatatccagtagCACTCTTCCTGCCATTTAGGTCACCACCCATGTCGGCATCTACATATCCTTGTAAGTCCTGATTAGTCCTCCTGAAGCACAGAGATGAACTGATAGTACCTTTCAAATATCTGAGAATCCACTTCACTGCTTCCCAGTGTTGTTTTCCTGGATTGCTCATAAACCTGCTCACAACTCCCACTGCATGTGCTATGTCTGGTCTGGTGcacaccattgcatacatgagTCTTCCGACAACAGATGCATAAGGAAActtattcatataagcatgctcCTGCTCCGTCGATGGTGATTGGGGTTTGGTTAGTTTGAAATGACTAGCCAAAGGAGTACTTACCGATTTAGCTTCATCCATGTTGAATCTGCTAAGCACCTTTTTCACGTACTCTGCCTGAGATAGCTTCAAGACTCCGTTAACCCTATCTCTCAAGATCCTCATACCAAGAATTTGTTTTGcagctcccaaatccttcatatcaaattctttTGATAACTCTCTCTTGAGCTTATCAATCTCTTCCAGACACGCTCCTGCTATtaacatgtcatccacatatagtAGTAGAATGATATATGAACCATCAATCTTCTTCACATAACAACAGTGATCCGCCTGGAACCTCAGGAAATCgttgttattcatgaatccgtcaaacttcttgtaccactgtcttggagcttgtttgaaaccgtacaagctcttctgaagtttgcatTCTATTTTCTCTTTCCCTCGTACTTCTAATCCCTGTGGCTgtttcatataaatttcttcatccaGATCACCATGAAAAAACGCCGCCTTTACATCCAACTGCTCTAGATGTAAATCTTCCTTAGCCACTAGTCCAAGTACTGTTCTGATAGTGGTTAACTTAACCACTGGAGAGAAAATCTCAGTGTAATCAAAGCCTTCTCTTTGTTGAAAGCCTTTTACAACAAGTCTTGCCTTGTACCGTTTGATGCCATCAACTTCTTCTTTGATCCGGTACACCCACTTATTGTGTAATGCCTTCTTGCCTTTCGAAAGTTCCGTCAACTCCCATGTctgattggatgacagtgaatccatctcATATTCCATGGCTAATTCCCACTTGgttgaatcatcattttgcatcgcTTCTTCAAAGGTCTCAGGTTCAACTTTATCAGTCAGCAAAATATAGTGAAGTGCAGGGGAGTATTTCTGAGGTGGTCTGATTGTTCTCGACGATCTCCTGAGTTCAATCACCGGAGTTTGTGGATCAACTTCTTGTGCAATTTCTTCTTCCTGGTTACTATTCTCCGACTTATTTATAGGAATATCTATCAATGGAACTTCATTTGACTTCAGGACTTCGGGACATTTATCTCCTGCCGCAATGTCTGACTTATCCTTGTACAAAACTTGCTCATTGAAAATGACATCTCTGCTCCGAATAATCtttcgattttggtcatcccagaaccgataaccaaactcattatctccataaccaataaagaaacattTCTTTGATTTCGGATCAAGTTTCGTTCTGTTAGCTGAATCGATGTGAACATATGAGAGACAACCATACACTTTCAAGAACGAAAGGTTTACTCCTTTGCCGCTCCAGACCTCCTCTCGTATTCTACAATCAAGTGGTACCAAAGGTCCTCTGTTGATCAGATACGCTGCAGTGTTAACTACATCAGCCCAGAATGATTTCGGCAGTCCagcgtgcaatctcatgctcctggcTCGCTCATTCAGGGTcctgttcattctttcagctacaccattctgttgaggtgtaccaggaatggttttctccatcttgatcccgTTCTGTGCACAATAATTcttgaactcaaaatcttcatattctccacCATTATCGGACCGTAAATACTTCACTTTCAAGTTGGTCTCATTCTTCACCATGACTTTCCACCTCTTAAAGGTTTCataaacatcagatttatttttcaaaaaataaacccaaactTTCCTGCTCGAATCATCGATAAATGTCACATAATATCATGAGCCGGCAAGGGATGTCACAGAAGATGGCCCCCACACATCAGTATGAACCAGCTCCAACTTTGATGCTTTTGGTTCCCTACCGCCTTTCGAAAAGCTCACCTTTTTCTGCtttccaagaacacaactttcacaTAGTTTGTGTTCGACAGTTTTTAACTCTGGTAACTTCCCTTTTGATATCAACATCTTCATTCccttctcactcatatgtccaagtctacagTGCCATAGACTTGAGTTAGCTCCAGCATCCACAGCTGCTAACATGTCTCTGCAACTAGAAGTCATGTACAGGGTTCCTGTTTTCGTTCCTCGAGCAATAATCATGTCTCCTTTGCTCactttccaagagccatcaccaaaggtcactttatgTCCTTCATCATCGAGCTGTCCCACTGAGATCAGATTTCgggtcaactttggtacatgccttactttgttgagcttccagattgatccgtttgacattttcaaactgaTATCACCCATACCAGCTATTTCCAACGGTTTTCCATCATCCAGGAAAACTTTTCCGTAATTGCCAGCAGTGTAATTACTGAATACCTCACAATCACCGGTGGTATGAAATGAAGCTCCCGAATCCATAACCCATGAATCAACCgggctttccatggatagtactaaggcatcatgtacatcctcagtaacaacatttgcattattcttgggtgctctgcagtcctttttcatgtggccagtttcaccacagctccagCACTTCAATTTCTATTCAAaggtatttttgtcttttccatTCCTTGACTTGGATCTGCCACGCCATCGGTTAGAATTCTTTTCAGCACTTCTGCCCCTACTTCTGTTTTCGAGATTTAGGGCAGATCTCGATGATGTTGCTTCTCCCGAATCCCTCAtgcgaacttcttcaccaaggattcgatctctgacatcattgaattgtaactttCCTTTTTCAGCAGAATTgctaaccgctgcccgcatcggTTCCCAAACATTTGGTAAAGACGCCAAAATAATAAGTGCACGAATctcatcatcaaatttgatttcaaCCGATGCTAGATgggaaacaatcgtgttgaattcattgatgtgtgccgccaccgaagcaccttcctccatcttcaagttgaataactttttcatgaggaatactttattatttgctgatggcttctcgtacatgtccgaaaaaatggacatcatctcctccgtagtttttgcctccgccacgttgtgtgccacgttctttgttagggtcaatcgtattaaccctaacacttgtcggtcaagaagctcccactcatcatcctccatcttttctggcttcaccctagatagaggttgatgtagcttcttgctgtacagataatctttaatctgtaaccTCCAGAACGTGAAATTTGTaccgtcgaacttattgattcccGGTCCCGATCTGTCATTTCCGGCCATCGTTTCTactgccttaataaaatttcaaaaaatcttttctgatgtggaagatcagacaaagctgcaaccacagagcatactcagaattttaagaaatttttcaccaaggctcTCGGACACCGTAAGAGCTttgataccagttgttatggattatgccgatgcgaacatgacgataataataattgcggaataaaacaatcaacaagaacaccaaagatttacgtggtttgcccaatataggctacgtccacagagctgctgcaatatttataaccggagaaatattacaagtgtatacaaaacactatatctcaccacacccagaccccgagtattaccgaaAAATAATTCTCTGACTCACAAGAGATCTCCGAAAaaaaaactcttttttttttctctctttttattttcttctctctttgttAATACAAAAGAAGAGGAGAATGGGATGATATAAACTGAAATCGGGgaagcctatttataggcattcGAATACGCGTGAATTAAATGCATTGCATTTAATCACGCCTCTCCACTCACCAACCCCCAACCACCATCTGACAACTAACAGTTTTTAATGTAGATATGAGACGACTTGGCACACCTTTATCTCATGCCCGTTCGCTCGGGACTGTTGGGCACAAACTAACTTGTATCAGGAAGTAGACAATCAAGCTGGTAGAAGTGAAAGTTTCTCGGATTGGCTATTCAACATCATTCATGATCATAGTGGTATGGAGCTGGGTAATTTTGCAGTTTTCCTTTGGGAAATTTGGAAGCAAAGAAACTCAAAGCTATGGGAAGATCACATTGAGCCTCCTCATAGAGTGGTGATAGTAGCAACTACTATGTTGTTTGAATGGACATCCGCTTCATGTAGGAAAGACCCACCACAAGCCATGGATGCCGGAGATCACACCTGGACTTGGACACCCCCAACTCCAAGTGTTCTAAAATGCAATATCGATGCAACCTTCTTTAAGTAAATCAACGCTGCTGGAGTAGGGATGGTGGTGCGTGATGAAGAGGGTAGGAATATTTTAGCTTTAAACACGAGCCTCTCGGTTCATTTTGTTCGCAGATAAGCAAATGAGATTGCCCATATGTTCGCTAGACACTCTTGTTTTTATGCTAGTCCTTATGTTTGGCTGGAGACACCAACGTTTATTGTTGATCTCGTGGGGTTGTACTCTTCTACCTCTTATTCTTGATGAATGAAAATTGCTTtgcgattaaaaaaaaaaaaaaacaaaacatttgAGATGTGTTTTTAGATGATTTTAGAATGAAACTGTGAAAGACAAAGATGAACAACATAACTTttgaaatattgaaatatttttataaaataattgttcaaaggcatatttattcttaaaacaaaatttaaaaaaaattataattttttttttaaaaaaaacttttataaaaACGTATTATAATACATGTGCAAATGGAACCTAAGTTATTAACTGAAATATAACCGattttaattacaaaaaatCTTATGTGACTGTAGGTTAATTTTGTGATACGTTTCTATTATTGAATTAtgagaaatattatttttcactctAACATAAATTGTGTTCATCCATCTCAGGAATATAAAAcatctaataaaaaaattatatcagtCCAATTTGCTCGAGATAAGTTTCGCTTTATTAATTTTGCAGGGTCCGATTGAGCCGATAAAGGAATAAACAGTATGTCCGCATCCACTTGATTCCCACCATTAAATGATGCTTTCATGGATGAAatgttaatttaaaatttattcacGAAATCAAGTGCAAAAAATAAGTGCAGTTGACTAAAAAAAAGTGCAATTAACTACAcctttaaattaattatattataattttccAAACATTGATTAGGTAGAGAAATATGATTTTAACTTATTATTAGGTAGAGTACTATTGTAAGGAATATATGGTTGCTAACAAAATcagattcagatgttgtcactagatgttgtcaacatctaACATAACATGCATCGAAAATATTAAAAACGTGAATAgaaaaagcaataaataaataaacacacTTGTATAATTTAGCACAAGTACAAAGTACTCGTGCAGTGTCTCAGGGcaaaaactttcactagaaaagtAATAAGGAGTTTTacaaaaatcctaaaaatagtgaattattgtaaaaacaattttctcaaaacatgtgagaaaataaataatcaaaacaaCTCCCTTAAATATCTACTCAAATTAGAATAATGAAAACACAAAAAGAAGGAGTTGATCCTTGTTGCCAAAATATGAGAACAACACACGCTATTGATCTTCAATCTTCAATGTGTTCTCCAAACCTTCAAGGCAATCGAGTAAAACCACCGCTCTCACGCTGAGAATACAAAGCTTTTGAAAACTTTCAAAATTCTCTCAAAGTGTACGCTCAACTCTCTGGCCGCTCTCTCATTAGACGTGAGATCCTATGCTAGCCACCACACCTCTTATagaattcttcatcatcttgtTTCCATGTAGGCGTGTAGCTTTATCTTCATAATTAGATTGATCTAGGTTCtttcattcaaaattgaatctgCAAAGATAAGAAAAAAGTGTTTTATGAGAAATAAAATGTATTATCATAAGTATACAATATCTCATATCTTATCAAATAAGGAAACAATCAATTGAAACTTCAAGttcaagaaagacaaaagacttaattaaatcttttaaaagatattttaggaaataaaattatttttaatctctCTCTTTTtgtctttctggacaaaacacaatAAAGAGAAGTGAAACGTCCTAAAACTTCtactggaattttttttaactctttaactataaaataatgaatataaaaatatatatgctcatacacatatatatacatattatacTTTAaagtaattttattaaatttaatatacgtacacaataaatacaataaGAGTATACACattcaattaaatacttaaaattaattactaaataatcatttataaatatttcataataaaattcctaaataataattctttcacaaaaatccatgcaaacttagaaaataaatacttaaatctaaaatccatgcatacaCAAAAAAATCTGACATAATAAACATGTGCGAAAACAAATGTTCTAAatctcaacataaaaatcatcatagagcaatggtcacgggttctagccgcctaGATACTCATACGCTCttgccgccagtcgggaacacattagcatcattaacattctgctcacctgcactatttaaatctagtgagcctagaggctcagcacgttctattcttacataacaaaatgaaaccacatacaagcacacatcatataaaatacgtgaaaataaatatacgtgcatgatcttaaaaaagtatatgcatataaacatgaataaataattatattgcatcatcatcatgctaaacataaacatcatactAAATGAATCTCATAAAATGACTTATCATGttttagttctcaacaggtcgtatccatgtcggtggcctcATACTAAGaaattgatcaatctaaaaaccaatgtacgtggcggtggggtttccacctctgtgctgccacttcaccagccctctcagctggatccataagctcatcatacttatacatcattaggaaggtcaccgggcctaGGTATCttggcctccaaccacatcactttccaccttcacttcaacttccataaaaatatttttcataacatgctcttaaacttatcatgaaaattcttaatgatgcatgaatttaaaattctcatttatttctttatttcatgaaatttttttcgtaaatatatacttaatttattttcttaaaaattatacttatataactaataaaatacatgcaagaattaaatatatatttacggttcatttatttttccaaggacttgttcgagctgctgaccattagacttaaactcaaaaattcttagactggcccaaatacccaaaagcccaacctgacctgaCCCATTAAgtttcatgggcccccaggcccatgagAAACTAATGAGCTCgcttaaaacataatttaagcccattaactaattatcttaaaatttaattaataaaagtattatttaaccattaattataaactatgccgataaaattattaaacccgactcaacttgacccaataattctcatggatcacacggcccatgacaaattagtgggctcacttcattaattatttaagcccaaaattaatattaaattattctaattaattaattaaatcaagcccaaacccattaattattaactaaatctcttattttatttaaaataaaaaatacccgagcccaactaatataacccggacccggaccaaactaacttgacccattatattttagacccgacccggactcgAAAAGCGGAGCCCGGCCTGCCAAAACACAAGACACAACCATAGCTTACCTCTCCCTAAGCCCAACTCGAGGCATCCCTGAGCGGCTTCCGAAAATCTGATCGTGTCGCCTGCTCAGGCCACTTTTGGCCATGAAACCAcctcccatacttatccaaCACCCAGATGGTTCTAACCCAGCAACgttgactttaaaccaagcctTGTAGAAGGAGAATGAACCAAAACAACAGAGCCCCTCTACTGCTGTACGTGCAAAATGCGACCGCTGTATACCGGCCATTTGGCTGCCCCGCTCCGGCCATCACCGACCGGAAAACCACCTGGAATACCTTTTTCATTTGTCTtgcggttctaacccaactagaATTAGACCTTAACTCGCcctgtggaccgagaacgatCCCTCACACGCAGACTGCTCAATCTGCGACCAAACCCGCGTCCAGCTCGATCCTAGCCCAAACCAAGGATTAAAGCCACTGGACCATCATCAAAACATGACCCTATGGACCCTAACTCAGACCTCAACCCGTTGGTCAGCCCCTCAAACAGGCTTAGATCAGTAGCTATGCAAAAAACGTAGATATGCACCATAAAACATGAATTTGCATGAACATGAGAAGAACTTCATTCAAAACCACAAACACATGCATAATCTGAACATTCAGCTTAAAAACAATGTAatatgatctaaatggtgttcaaTAATGGATTCTAGACGTGCCTTGATAATTATTTAGACGAAACGACGTAAACGacgcgtatcgggctcgccgAGACGAACAGATCTTCTAAATAATCCAAAAACTTTCAAAGATCGGCTATGGGTCTGGGAAAACTCTGATGGAACGTGAAAATGGTGGAGAAGAGGGTAATGGAGGTGGCTAAGAGGTGAGGCATGGGATTGGGAGGGATTTAGGGTATAATATTTAGGATAAtctaggttaaataattaatagataactaggataattaaatactcaaattttaaattttaaaatacattttaatttgctaaaactaagtaaatcccgaaattataattaatggaatttttaaagcttaataaaagtcattaaaatgacttattttgggtaaaaacggacatataaatatacatatatatataaataccataattttcttaaaatcttagcttaaaataatattttaaggctcctaaaaatctcataaaatattttgggtgcaaactaacatctcgtccgtccacggtcccgcctatacgatcataaaataatttttttttcaaataaattcataaatcaaatcatacagatttaaatgccaaaaaaatatttaaaacatgaaaataaatcaaataattcacataataaatcataaaaacaatttaacacattttcacattattttaaaattattaaatcccctagttatgcatgcggatttacgtgacaAAACCagcaaaac from Henckelia pumila isolate YLH828 unplaced genomic scaffold, ASM3356847v2 CTG_270:::fragment_1, whole genome shotgun sequence includes the following:
- the LOC140870860 gene encoding uncharacterized mitochondrial protein AtMg00300-like yields the protein MESPVDSWVMDSGASFHTTGDCEVFSNYTAGNYGKVFLDDGKPLEIAVGQLDDEGHKVTFGDGSWKVSKGDMIIARGTKTGTLYMTSSCRDMLAAVDAGANSSLWHCRLGHMSEKGMKMLISKGKLPELKTVEHKLCESCVLGKQKKVSFSKGGREPKASKLELVHTDVWGPSSVTSLAGS
- the LOC140870858 gene encoding uncharacterized protein, producing the protein MKLRVTTVKYAFLVNDQSVGPLNPERGLRQGDPLSPYLFILCTEGLTTLLRKAEESGQLHGTKVCRGAPAISHLFFADDSMFLFRTNAFEGQNRQGAISSIMGVSNALDMGSWKKLCIRKEFGGLVFRDFYGFNLAMLGKQGWKLINDPNATICRIYKAKYYPTGDFLNANQGNNPSFAWSSILASQVLIRGYRWRIGDGSTINIWKEPWLRDHTNFYVSLPMIPDLHDWFVKDLMIPGSREWDHDLIGSIFGERDVQRITKIPL